In Bufo gargarizans isolate SCDJY-AF-19 chromosome 6, ASM1485885v1, whole genome shotgun sequence, a single genomic region encodes these proteins:
- the LOC122940074 gene encoding gastrula zinc finger protein XlCGF8.2DB-like produces MMEDNQPNTSPGGSSNRTTPERSPSHLYSQDSPEENHSVPEDHQVDDAEAEDQLIIKAEDPEDKELYVMSDGRYKKEGVSADISTEISELGKTYGNCSESSNEKLDFAEHKKNQTKQKPYVCLECGDCFTFKGNLERHKRIHRGDRPFQCLECEKRFLHRSELVNHQKNHTGDKPYACLECGKSFIRKPVLMKHQRIHTLGKPFSCSECGKRFSLETRLFEHQKIHRNERPFSCSYCGKSFTQKAGLAEHQRIHTGENLFSCSECGKSFTKNSALIIHQRFHTGEKPFTCSLCSKSFTQKSDLIKHLRIHSGEKPFSCSVCAKRFTQKPDLLEHERIHTGEKPYSCLECGRCFTHRSNFVKHQIIHK; encoded by the exons GTGGGTCCAGTAACAGAACCACTCCAGAGAGGTCTCCCAGTCATCTTTATTCCCAGGATTCTCCAGAGGAAAATCACAGCGTCCCAGAGGATCATCAGGTAGATGACGCTGAG GCTGAAGACCAGCTGATCATTAAAGCTGAAGATCCAGAGGATAAAGAATTATATGTTATGAGTGATGGCCGGTATAAAAAGGAAGGAGTTTCTGCAGACATCAGCACAG agattTCAGAACTGGGAAAGACCTATGGGAATTGCAGTGAATCTTCAAATGAGAAGTTGGATTTTGCGGAGCATAAAAAAAACCAAACCAAACAAAAGCCATATGTTTGTCTTGAATGTGGGGACTGTTTTACATTTAAGGGAAACCTTGAGAGACATAAGAGGATTCACAGAGGCGATAGGCCATTTCAGTGTCTGGAATGTGAGAAGCGTTTTCTTCATAGATCAGAACTTGTTAACCATCAGAAAAATCACACTGGAGACAAGCCGTATGCATGTTtggaatgtggaaaatcttttatTAGGAAACCCGTTCTCatgaaacatcagagaattcacacattaggaaagccattttcatgttctgaatgtgggaaacgGTTTTCCCTGGAAACTCGGCTCTTTGAACATCAAAAAATTCATAGAAATGAGAGACCGTTTTCATGTTCATATTGTGGGAAAAGTTTTACCCAGAAAGCAGGCCTTGCTGAACATCAGaggattcacacaggagagaaccttttttcgtgttcagaatgtgggaaatcatTTACCAAGAATTCTGCTCTGATTATACATCAGAGATTTCATACGGGAGAGAAGCCATTTACGTGTTCCTTATGTTCAAAAAGTTTTACTCAGAAGTCAGATCTTATTAAACATCTTCGAATCCACTCAGGAGAGAAGCCGTTCTCATGTTCAGTGTGTGCAAAGCGTTTTACCCAGAAGCCAGATCTTCTtgaacatgagagaattcacacaggggagaagccatattcatgcttGGAATGTGGAAGATGTTTTACCCACAGATCAAATTTTGTGAAACATCAGATTATTCACAAATAG